In the genome of Verrucomicrobiota bacterium, one region contains:
- a CDS encoding cytochrome c oxidase subunit 3 translates to MSKAQAGSLHPGLNLGEEHGDDHLEAETSVFGFWVFMMSDLVTFGMFFIIFASSAHALAGGPGPKELFDLGSVAWQTGFLLVSSLTSGMAVLSLKQDHADERGSRKRLVFWLVITILLGCGFLYHEIADFVSMAAAGGGPTRSGYLTALWSLVGLHGFHVSCGILWCIVIIAGVLFQGVNRDWKLTILRWAVFWHFLDVVWIAIFSFVFLGGLI, encoded by the coding sequence ATGAGTAAGGCCCAAGCAGGATCGCTTCACCCCGGATTGAATCTGGGAGAAGAGCACGGAGATGATCACCTCGAAGCGGAGACTTCGGTTTTTGGCTTTTGGGTTTTTATGATGAGCGATCTGGTTACCTTTGGGATGTTCTTCATCATTTTTGCGTCGAGTGCGCACGCTCTTGCGGGCGGGCCCGGACCGAAGGAGCTTTTCGATCTTGGAAGTGTGGCTTGGCAGACTGGTTTTCTTCTCGTCTCCAGTCTGACCAGTGGTATGGCGGTATTGAGTCTGAAGCAGGACCATGCGGATGAGCGGGGATCACGGAAGAGACTCGTTTTCTGGCTGGTGATCACGATCCTTCTCGGGTGTGGCTTTCTTTACCATGAGATTGCTGATTTTGTTTCGATGGCCGCCGCTGGGGGTGGGCCTACCCGTAGCGGTTATTTGACCGCGCTTTGGTCTTTAGTGGGTTTACATGGTTTCCACGTGAGTTGCGGAATTCTCTGGTGCATCGTGATCATCGCGGGGGTCCTTTTCCAAGGGGTGAACCGGGACTGGAAACTAACGATCCTTCGGTGGGCGGTTTTTTGGCACTTTCTGGACGTGGTCTGGATCGCGATCTTTAGTTTTGTTTTTCTGGGAGGGCTTATTTGA
- the cyoD gene encoding cytochrome o ubiquinol oxidase subunit IV has protein sequence MEKSKEFHHYLIGFVLATILTVIPFTLVATVGGTTSYVVLVICAVLQAVVHMRFFLHLSYKGQQREDLQLVLFTGLILLIMVAGSIWVLGSLYARM, from the coding sequence ATGGAAAAGAGCAAAGAATTTCACCACTACCTGATTGGCTTTGTCCTCGCTACCATCCTTACGGTGATTCCATTTACCTTGGTAGCCACGGTAGGTGGAACCACGTCCTACGTGGTTCTGGTAATTTGTGCGGTCTTGCAAGCAGTGGTCCACATGCGCTTTTTTCTTCATCTGTCTTACAAAGGTCAGCAGAGGGAGGACCTTCAGCTGGTCCTATTCACTGGTTTGATCCTTTTGATCATGGTGGCCGGATCGATTTGGGTGCTGGGGAGTCTGTACGCTCGGATGTAG
- a CDS encoding MYG1 family protein, giving the protein MPFVVPIERIVTHPGSAHKDEVLACAVCLAVHPVVIERRDPSMEDLEDPSVAVIDVGDRHEPELNNFDHHQFPREQAPTCSLSLVLRALGKYEAARRFCSWLEPTEWFDCRGPKETAEFLGVPREAIHQLNSPIDLTILRRFADQVRIEPGTTIHSLLTMIGEDLLGYIDGLQQKLAFIEKHSEIWEVVEGVQKRSVLFLPRTDPMPPEPSAGIGLFVEQAGLEGEVSGLVYPDRRGNGYGLSRFNDSPLLDFTRIREESDVHFAHAQGFVAKTSATAEDRLKELIRKSFAGR; this is encoded by the coding sequence ATGCCGTTTGTCGTTCCAATTGAGAGAATCGTTACGCACCCGGGGAGTGCTCATAAAGATGAGGTGCTTGCCTGCGCAGTCTGTCTGGCTGTTCACCCAGTCGTCATTGAGCGGAGAGATCCGTCGATGGAGGACTTGGAAGATCCGTCCGTGGCGGTGATTGATGTGGGGGACCGGCACGAGCCCGAACTCAACAATTTTGACCATCATCAGTTCCCTCGGGAACAGGCTCCGACTTGTTCGCTGTCACTCGTCTTGCGTGCTCTTGGGAAGTATGAGGCCGCCCGAAGATTCTGCTCCTGGTTGGAACCCACGGAGTGGTTTGACTGTCGAGGTCCGAAGGAAACTGCGGAGTTTCTCGGCGTGCCTCGGGAAGCCATTCATCAGCTCAACTCTCCCATCGATCTGACGATCCTTCGGCGATTTGCTGATCAAGTCCGGATCGAACCAGGAACAACGATTCACTCACTCCTGACCATGATTGGTGAGGACCTTCTTGGATACATTGACGGACTGCAGCAGAAACTCGCCTTCATCGAGAAACACTCTGAGATCTGGGAGGTGGTCGAAGGGGTCCAAAAGCGATCCGTGTTATTTCTTCCGCGAACGGACCCCATGCCGCCTGAACCCTCCGCAGGGATCGGTTTGTTCGTTGAGCAAGCGGGTTTGGAGGGAGAGGTGTCGGGTTTGGTCTATCCCGATCGCCGAGGTAACGGTTACGGGCTGTCGAGATTCAACGATTCGCCGTTGCTGGATTTTACGCGAATTCGTGAGGAGTCTGATGTTCATTTTGCTCACGCGCAGGGATTCGTGGCGAAAACCTCGGCCACCGCAGAAGATCGGTTGAAGGAACTCATTCGGAAGTCCTTCGCTGGTAGATAG
- the purE gene encoding 5-(carboxyamino)imidazole ribonucleotide mutase — protein MAGSSNTSSSPLVGIIMGSRSDWETMEHATKTLEELGVSYEAKVVSAHRTPDRLFEYAKSAEERGLKVIIAGAGGSAHLPGMVASMTLVPVLGVPVQSKALNGMDSLLSIVQMPAGVPVPTLAIGRSGAVNAALSAAAVIGLEDGKVREALRSFREEQTKKVAEHDDPASA, from the coding sequence ATGGCTGGCTCTAGCAACACTTCCTCTTCTCCCTTGGTAGGGATCATTATGGGCAGTCGCTCCGATTGGGAAACGATGGAGCATGCGACGAAGACCCTTGAAGAATTGGGTGTTTCCTACGAAGCGAAGGTAGTGAGTGCCCACCGGACTCCGGATCGACTCTTTGAATACGCGAAGTCGGCGGAAGAGAGAGGGTTGAAGGTGATCATTGCAGGAGCAGGGGGTTCGGCCCATTTGCCGGGCATGGTAGCCTCAATGACGCTCGTTCCCGTTCTTGGTGTGCCGGTCCAATCCAAAGCTTTGAATGGTATGGATTCTCTCCTTTCTATCGTCCAAATGCCGGCAGGTGTACCCGTTCCAACGCTTGCGATTGGTCGTTCCGGAGCAGTCAACGCTGCGCTCAGTGCCGCGGCTGTCATTGGCCTGGAGGATGGGAAGGTGCGGGAAGCACTTCGCAGTTTCCGGGAAGAACAGACGAAGAAGGTAGCGGAACACGACGACCCAGCCAGTGCCTGA